The window tgggagcactgtgcacagttccagtctccgtatccctcggttagacccacactgggagcaccgtgcacagttccagtctccgtatccctcggctagacccacactcggagcactttgcacagttccagtctccgtatccctcggttagacccacactgggggcaccgtgcacagttccagtctccgtatccctcggttagacccacactgggagcaccgtgcacagttccagtctccgtatccctcggttagacccacactgggagcactgtgcacagttcccgtctccgtatccctcggtgagacccacactgggagcaccgtgcacagttccagtctccatatccctcggttagacccacactgggagcactgtgcacagttccagtctccgtatccctcggttagacccacactcggagcaccgtgcacagttccggtctccgtatccctcggttagacccacactgggagcaccgtgcacagttccagtctccatatccctcggttagacccacactcggagcaccgtgcacagttccggtctccgtatccctcggttagacccacactgggagcaccgtgcacagttccagtctccgtatccctcggttagaccgacactcggagcaccgtgcacagttccagtctccgtatccctcagttagacccacactgggagcaccgtggacagttccagtctccgtatccctcagttagacccacactgggagcaccgtgcacagttccagtctccgtatccctcggttagaccgacactcggagcaccgtgcacagttccagtctccgtatccctcagttagacccacactgggagcaccgtggacagttccagtctccgtatccctcagttaaacccacactgggagcaccgtgcacagttccagtctccgtatccctcagttagaccgacactcggagcaccgtgcacagttccagtctccgtatccctcagttagacccacactgggagcaccgtgcacagtatCGCTCGGTCGGATGGGGTTTATCTGGTCTGTGATGGGGTTATTTACAGCCCTGTCCAGTTGGAGGGTGGATGCGAGTTGCCGCACTGAGCCTCTCCGAGAGCGAATGGTTGTTGCTGAGGTTTCCCTCAGTGGAATAGCTGGTGTGAGGCTCCCCATGGTGGAACAGCCGGTATTGCCCCAGCTGCAGCCGCCCATCGTCCTGCGGTTGGACGGAGCTCGGTGACCCCTCACCCCCTGACAGCTGATGTGAGGCCCCACATAGTTCAATAACTAATCCCAGAGATTCCCCATCGAGCAGCCAATGTGAGgcctcccacagtgcaacagCCAATGTGAGGGAATTGGATCCATCCTGAGCCTGCGCAGTGTGGGAGAGCCGGCATTATGAGCGTGCGCAGTGAGAGTCGACCGGCGGCTGGCATTACGAACGTGACGTGGAGATGCGTGCGCAGTGAGAGAGTCGGCATCGCTGAGTCtgcgcagtgagagagagagtgccggcagCTGGCAGTGCTGAGCCTgcgcagtgagagagagtgccggcaGCCGGCAGTGCTGAGCCtgcgcagtgagagagagagagtgccggcagCGCTGAGCCTGCGCAGTGGGGGGCCGGGGAGAAGATGGCGGAGAAGGGGAAGCGGAGAGGAAAATGTCGGCGGTCGTGGCGGGAGGTCGGAACGcggtgagagcgagagtcagcccGGGGAGCCCGGGGACTGGAGCCGGAGCCCGGGGACTGGGGCCGGGGACTGGGGCCGGAGCCCGGGGACTGGAGCCGGAGCCCGGGGACTGGGGCCGGGGACTGGGGACTGGGGACTGGGGACTGGGGCCGGGGACTGGGGCCGGGGACTGGGGACTGGGGCCGGGGACTGGGGCCGGAGCCCGGGGACTGGGGCCGGGGACTGGGCCCGGAGCCCGGGGACTGGAGCCGGGGACTGGGGCCGGGGACTGGGCCCGGAGCCCGGGGACTGGGGCCGGGGACTGGGGACTGGGGCCGGAGCCGGGGGCCCTGTCGCTCCCCGAGCCCCGGGTTCCCCCCCGGGGAGAGGCTGCCGGGTTGAAGCATCTCCTGACGCCCCCGCGCCGGGAAACCCACCTGGTTCCTTCAGGGAGGGGAATCTGCCGCCCTGACCCCGGTCTGACCCACATGTGACCCCTGACCCACAGCCACGTGGGTGAGTCCGGACTGCCCTCCAGGGGCGATGAACTCTGACCCGGAGATGCCCGGGTCCCGGGACCAATAAACTAACCGGCACCGGGGATTCACCGTGTCCCACACGGAGCCCCACAGGTCACcaccgtgacccccccccccccccccccccccggacagagGTCACcaccgtgaccccccccccccggacagagGTCACcaccgtgacccccccccccccccggacagagGTCACCACCgtgaccccccccccggacaGAGGTCACCACCgtgaccccccccccggacaGAGGTCACCACCGTGACCCCCCCTCCGGACAGAGGTCACcaccgtgacccccccccccccccccggacagagGTCACcaccgtgacccccccccccctccggacaGAGGTCACCACCGTGACCCCCCCTCCGGACAGAGGTCACcaccgtgaccccccccccctccggacaGAGGTCACCACCGTGACCCCCCCTCCGGACAGAGGTCACCACCgtgaccccccccccggacaGAGGTCACCACCGTGACCCCCCCCGGACAGAGGTCACcaccgtgacccccccccccggacagagGTCACCACCGTGACCCCCCCCCGGACAGAGGTCATcaccgtgaccccccccccccccccggacagagGTCACcaccgtgaccccccccccccggacagagGTCATCACCgtgaccccccccccggacaGAGGTCATCACCgtgaccccccccccggacaGAGGTCATCACCGTGACCCCCCCTCCGGACAGAGGTCATCACCgtgaccccccccccggacaGAGGTCACcaccgtgaccccccccccccccagacagagGTCACcaccgtgacccccccccccggacagagGTCATCACCGTGACCCCCCCCCGGACAGAGGTCATCACCGTGACCCCCCCCCGGACAGAGGTCACCACCgtgaccccccccccggacaGAGGTCACCACCGTGACCCCCCCTCTGGACAGAGGTCACcaccgtgaccccccccccccccggacagagGTCACcaccgtgacccccccccccccggacagagGTCACcaccgtgacccccccccccggacagagGTCACcaccatgaccccccccccccccggacaggtCACCACCGTGACCCCCCCCCGGACAGAGGTCACCACCGTGACCCCCCCTCCGGACAGAGGTCATCACCGTGACCCCCCCCGGACAGAGGTCATCACCGTGACCCCCCCTCCGGACAGAGGTCATCTCCGTGACCCCCTCGCACTCCGACCCCCCTCTGGACAGAAGTCATCTCCGTGACCCCCTCTGGACAGAAGTCATCTCCGTGACCCCCTCCGGACAGAGGTCATCTCCGTGAACCCCCTCGCACTCCGACCCCCCTCCGGACAGAGGTCATCTCCGTGACCCCCCTGCACTCCGACCCCCCTCCCAGACAGAGGTCTTCTCGATgagcggggggaggagagagttggggagaggggAAGACGGGTGGAGGGGTTAacgtggggagggggagacagagcaacaggaacagagagagagacggattcTTTCACTAATCCCCTCCCATCTTGTTTTGCAGGTTCTCCACACTGCTGCGTGATAAACCCCTCTGTACCTCGTGGGAGAAGAAGATGGTGGCAAGGAGGGAGAGGCAGGCAGTGAAGGAGATGAGTCAACAGCTTCTGGAGGGCCGGAGGAGAGAAAAGGAGGTGAGAGAGTGACCTCGCCACAGGCCAGGCTTCCACAGCTGGTGAGGGATTCGCTTCACATCAGGCTGTCCCTCACATGGCcccctgccctctcgcgcgggGGGGCCTCACTGCTCTCTCTCACGTGCGGGGggccggcccctccccccgatacCTCGCGCGcgctggcctccccccccccccccccgagcgctTGCCCGTCCCCCCGTTCCCTCGCGCAGCCCTCTGCCCACACCCCGGTCCCTCGAACGAGCTGATCCCCCCACTCCGTCACGCATGGGGCCCCCCTCCACTCGGCCCCACCCTCGCCgccccaccctcgcccccccgccctcgcctcgcccccccgccctcgcccccccgccctcgccccccctcgccgccccgccctcgccccccccgccccgccctctccccaccccgccctccccccaccccgccctccccccaccccgccctcccccccaccccctcctgatccctcccccccaccccctcctgatccctcccccccaccccctcctgatccctcccccccaccccctcctgatcactccccccccaccccctcctgatccctcccccccaccccctcctgatccctcccccccaccccctcctgatccctcccccccaccccctcctgatccctcccccccaccccctcctgatccctcccccccaccccctcctgatccctcccccccaccccctcctgatccctcccccccaccccctcctgatccctcccccccaccccctcctgatccctccccccccaccccctcctgatccctcccccccaccccctcctgatccctccccccccaccccctcctgatccctccccccccaccccctcctgatccctcccccccaccccctcctgatccctccccccaccccctcctgatccctcccccccaccccctcctgatccctcccccccaccccctcctgatccctcccccccaccccctcctgatccctcccccccaccccctcctgatccctcccccccaccccctcctgatccctcccccccacccctcctgatccctccccccaccccctcctgatccctccccccccctcctgatccctcccccccccaccccctcctgatccctcccccccccaccccctcctgatccctccccccctcctgatccctcccccccctcctgatccctcccccctcctgatccctccccccctcctgatccctccccccccctcctgatccctctcccccctcctgatccctctcccccctcctg is drawn from Mustelus asterias unplaced genomic scaffold, sMusAst1.hap1.1 HAP1_SCAFFOLD_2380, whole genome shotgun sequence and contains these coding sequences:
- the ccdc86 gene encoding coiled-coil domain-containing protein 86 — translated: MAEKGKRRGKCRRSWREVGTRFSTLLRDKPLCTSWEKKMVARRERQAVKEMSQQLLEGRRREKEAKKLRREENLRRRLENERKSEVVQVIKNPLKIKRMKKKQLRRIEKRDTLRALQQSRPRGQRE